From the genome of Bordetella sp. H567, one region includes:
- a CDS encoding FCD domain-containing protein — MQVQKDASRPTGLQVDLARRIAGDIISRVHGAGTHLSEEWLAKRYQVSRTPVRAALKLLAGKNFIESRPNSGYYVREIPDGTTPPSLHAPGMTADDLYTRLIEDRAARLIPDSFTDRDLQQRYGAPRSVLAKTLVRLSAEALIEKRQGHGWRFAYSLLECDARQESYRFRAAVECSALLEPTFKADDAALRRLRAAHETLLRESGAEEISADAFFALNSDFHETLARFCGNRFFLQAIQQQNQLRRLENHSAFVRNVPRFRTSIDEHLAIIQALEDGDREWAAAIMRRHLMQVMHHT, encoded by the coding sequence ATGCAGGTTCAAAAAGACGCTTCGCGCCCGACCGGGCTGCAGGTCGACCTGGCCAGACGCATCGCCGGCGACATCATTTCACGCGTCCATGGGGCAGGCACGCACCTGTCCGAGGAATGGCTGGCCAAGCGCTACCAGGTCTCTCGCACGCCCGTCCGGGCGGCCCTGAAGCTGCTGGCCGGGAAAAATTTCATCGAATCCCGACCGAACAGCGGGTATTACGTCAGGGAGATACCCGACGGCACCACGCCGCCGTCACTGCACGCGCCCGGCATGACGGCCGACGACCTGTACACCAGGCTGATCGAGGACCGCGCCGCGCGCTTGATTCCGGATAGTTTCACCGATCGGGACCTGCAGCAGCGCTACGGTGCGCCCCGCAGCGTGCTGGCCAAGACACTGGTGCGCCTGAGCGCGGAAGCGCTGATCGAAAAACGCCAGGGCCATGGCTGGCGCTTCGCCTATTCGCTGCTGGAATGCGACGCCCGGCAGGAAAGCTACCGCTTCCGTGCCGCCGTCGAGTGCAGCGCGCTGCTGGAACCCACCTTCAAGGCGGACGACGCGGCATTGCGACGCCTGCGCGCCGCACACGAAACGCTGCTGCGCGAGAGCGGCGCGGAGGAAATATCCGCGGATGCCTTCTTCGCCCTGAATTCCGATTTCCACGAAACCCTGGCCCGCTTCTGCGGCAACCGTTTTTTCTTGCAAGCCATCCAGCAGCAAAACCAGTTGCGCCGGCTGGAAAACCACAGCGCATTCGTGCGCAACGTGCCGCGGTTCCGGACCTCCATCGACGAACACCTGGCCATCATCCAGGCGCTGGAAGACGGCGATCGGGAATGGGCGGCAGCGATCATGCGCCGTCACCTGATGCAGGTCATGCACCACACCTGA